In one Modestobacter sp. L9-4 genomic region, the following are encoded:
- a CDS encoding cytochrome P450 — protein MPSLITGAVLEYQDDIVQRTHVPRTPGEVTATEPRTGARSRCLTPTGHTRVTGRRAARAVRARAQAWGGRLLARRLSRKGIDLASLTFIPAPAKVPLQRIGTDPVPRLAELRATDPVHRIELPFDFSVYLVTDTEQVRAVLANRDDYSNDIRHLLPGTGGTTSGSDIGGLGFTDAPLHTRLRKIITPEFTMRRLARLEPMIEAIVESQLDELAAAGADGTPVDLAKALSFPVPFQTICALLGLELSDRDAFARLGVQRFDITSGAAAAFGAVSEQREFLFDAVARQRREPGPGLIGQIIRDEGDAISDVDLAGLADGVFTGGYETTAGMISLSTLVLLRDPAHAELVRSGTRKDVDRVVEELLRYLSVVQMAFPRFARHDMDLMGTPLKAGDVVLASLSGANRDPLSAGDSPEAFDPARVPTSGHLAFGHGAHRCIGAELARMELRILLPALLRRFPDLAVAVPQSELRFRELSFVYGIDELPVTV, from the coding sequence ACGGCCACCGAACCCCGCACCGGAGCACGGTCCCGCTGTCTGACGCCGACCGGTCACACCCGCGTCACCGGACGACGGGCGGCGCGCGCGGTGCGTGCCCGGGCCCAGGCGTGGGGCGGGCGCCTGCTGGCGCGGCGGCTGTCGCGCAAGGGCATCGACCTGGCCAGCCTGACCTTCATCCCGGCGCCGGCGAAGGTGCCGCTGCAGCGCATCGGCACCGACCCCGTGCCCCGACTGGCCGAGCTGCGGGCGACCGACCCGGTGCACCGGATCGAGCTGCCGTTCGACTTCTCCGTCTACCTGGTCACCGACACCGAGCAGGTGCGTGCGGTGCTGGCCAACCGGGACGACTACAGCAACGACATCCGGCACCTGCTGCCCGGCACCGGCGGCACGACCTCCGGCTCGGACATCGGCGGGCTGGGCTTCACCGACGCCCCGCTGCACACCCGGCTGCGCAAGATCATCACGCCCGAGTTCACGATGCGCCGGCTGGCCCGGCTGGAGCCGATGATCGAGGCGATCGTCGAGAGCCAGCTCGACGAGCTGGCCGCCGCCGGCGCGGACGGGACGCCGGTCGACCTGGCCAAGGCGCTGTCCTTCCCGGTGCCGTTCCAGACGATCTGCGCGCTGCTGGGCCTGGAGCTGTCCGACCGGGACGCCTTCGCCCGGCTCGGCGTGCAGCGCTTCGACATCACCTCCGGTGCCGCCGCGGCCTTCGGCGCGGTCTCCGAGCAGCGCGAGTTCCTCTTCGACGCCGTCGCCCGCCAGCGCCGGGAGCCCGGCCCCGGGCTGATCGGGCAGATCATCCGCGACGAGGGCGACGCCATCTCCGACGTCGACCTCGCCGGCCTGGCCGACGGGGTGTTCACCGGCGGCTACGAGACCACCGCCGGGATGATCTCGCTGAGCACCCTGGTGCTGCTGCGCGACCCCGCGCACGCCGAGCTGGTGCGCAGCGGCACCCGCAAGGACGTCGACCGGGTCGTGGAGGAGCTGCTGCGCTACCTGTCGGTGGTGCAGATGGCCTTCCCCCGCTTCGCCCGGCACGACATGGACCTGATGGGGACCCCGCTCAAGGCCGGTGACGTGGTGCTGGCCTCCCTCAGCGGGGCCAACCGCGACCCGCTGTCGGCCGGCGACTCCCCCGAGGCGTTCGACCCCGCGCGGGTGCCCACCAGCGGTCACCTGGCCTTCGGGCACGGCGCGCACCGCTGCATCGGCGCGGAGTTGGCCCGGATGGAGCTGCGCATCCTGCTGCCGGCGCTGCTGCGCCGGTTCCCCGACCTCGCGGTGGCCGTGCCGCAGTCGGAGCTGCGCTTCCGCGAGCTGTCCTTCGTCTACGGCATCGACGAGCTGCCCGTCACCGTCTGA
- a CDS encoding NAD(+)/NADH kinase: MTAPQDGVDGTPAGNRRVVARIGLVVHEGKPVARAAAQRVRDWAAARDVPCVDIDVWSDSDARRPAHEEAALAGNPDLVVTVGGDGTFLRGARVAAAAGALVLGVDVGRVGFLTEVVVDRLEEALQAVVDGEVVIDARMMLTMRASRPLELPEGMDALLRYGRGPALPAPAVRPGSAQEVGWGVPLEVLALNDVVFEKLARDRQASLALYVDSRLFASYSADALVVSTATGSTAYSFAAGGPVLSPDLEALVFTPVAPHMVFDRSLVLSSRHRVGVRVLGRSGQVAVSVDGQLRGVLDPGDWVTVYGAAQRSELVRLDEPHFLDRVRSRFGLADARAAVADGDAPLVYDPGEPLPPDLQHPGPRAR, from the coding sequence GTGACAGCCCCCCAGGACGGCGTGGACGGCACCCCCGCAGGGAACCGGCGGGTGGTCGCCCGGATCGGCCTGGTCGTGCACGAGGGCAAGCCGGTGGCCCGCGCCGCGGCGCAGCGGGTGCGCGACTGGGCGGCGGCGCGCGACGTCCCGTGCGTCGACATCGACGTGTGGAGCGACTCCGACGCCCGCCGTCCCGCGCACGAGGAGGCCGCGCTCGCCGGCAACCCGGACCTGGTGGTCACCGTCGGCGGCGACGGCACGTTCCTGCGCGGCGCCCGGGTGGCGGCCGCCGCCGGGGCACTGGTGCTGGGCGTCGACGTCGGTCGGGTGGGCTTCCTCACCGAGGTCGTCGTCGACCGGCTGGAGGAGGCCCTGCAGGCGGTCGTGGACGGCGAGGTGGTGATCGACGCCCGGATGATGCTGACCATGCGCGCCTCGCGCCCCCTGGAGCTGCCCGAGGGCATGGACGCGCTGCTGCGCTACGGCCGCGGCCCGGCGCTGCCCGCCCCGGCGGTGCGGCCCGGCAGCGCGCAGGAGGTCGGCTGGGGCGTCCCGCTGGAGGTGCTGGCCCTCAACGACGTGGTGTTCGAGAAGCTCGCCCGGGACCGGCAGGCCAGCCTCGCCCTCTACGTCGACAGCCGGCTGTTCGCCTCCTACTCCGCCGACGCCCTGGTGGTCTCCACCGCCACGGGGTCGACGGCCTACAGCTTCGCCGCAGGTGGGCCGGTGCTCTCCCCGGACCTGGAGGCGCTGGTCTTCACCCCGGTCGCGCCGCACATGGTGTTCGACCGGAGCCTGGTGCTGTCGTCCCGGCACCGGGTCGGCGTCCGGGTGCTGGGGCGGTCCGGGCAGGTGGCGGTGAGCGTGGACGGGCAGCTGCGGGGCGTGCTCGACCCCGGTGACTGGGTCACCGTCTACGGGGCCGCGCAGCGGTCGGAGCTGGTGCGGCTGGACGAACCGCACTTCCTGGACCGGGTCCGCAGCCGCTTCGGGCTCGCCGACGCACGCGCCGCGGTCGCCGACGGCGACGCCCCGCTGGTCTACGACCCGGGCGAGCCGCTGCCCCCGGACCTGCAGCACCCCGGTCCCCGGGCGCGCTGA
- a CDS encoding 3-oxoacyl-ACP synthase III has translation MSGNATHRFRNTSVLTVQTADASQVITSDALDEQLAATYRRVGLRPGMLERLAGIRERRWWADGVTFVDGAAMAGAKAISESGVDPASIGLMINTSVSRRWLEPSTAVAVHSALGLPRSAQNFDVTNACLGFVNGMELAAAMIDSGMVDHALIVNGEDSRIVQERTIERLQGPDVTSRDVIAQFATLTLGSGAAAMVLGRSDQHPEGHRLVGSVSRAGTEHHELCIGDNDEMRTDLKGLLDAGIALSLDMWDEAEPEFDWRRGMDRYVIHQVSKVHTATMVAKFGIDESKVPLTFPTRGNLGPAAVPFTLAGQQDSLVDGDRVLLMGIGSGLNASCLEIAW, from the coding sequence ATGAGTGGCAACGCCACGCACCGTTTCCGCAACACCAGCGTCCTGACCGTGCAGACGGCGGACGCCTCCCAGGTGATCACCTCCGACGCACTCGACGAACAGCTCGCCGCCACCTACCGCCGGGTGGGGCTGCGGCCGGGGATGCTCGAGCGGCTGGCCGGCATCCGTGAGCGCCGGTGGTGGGCCGACGGCGTGACCTTCGTCGACGGCGCCGCGATGGCCGGCGCCAAGGCGATCAGCGAGAGCGGCGTCGACCCGGCGTCCATCGGCCTGATGATCAACACCTCGGTGAGCCGGCGGTGGCTGGAGCCCTCCACCGCGGTCGCGGTGCACTCCGCCCTCGGCCTGCCGCGCTCCGCGCAGAACTTCGACGTGACCAACGCCTGCCTGGGCTTCGTCAACGGCATGGAGCTGGCCGCCGCGATGATCGACTCCGGCATGGTCGACCACGCCCTGATCGTCAACGGCGAGGACTCCCGGATCGTGCAGGAGCGCACCATCGAGCGGCTGCAGGGCCCCGACGTCACCTCCCGCGACGTCATCGCCCAGTTCGCCACCCTGACGCTGGGGTCCGGGGCGGCGGCGATGGTGCTCGGCCGCAGCGACCAGCACCCGGAGGGCCACCGGCTGGTCGGCTCGGTCAGCCGCGCGGGCACCGAGCACCACGAGCTGTGCATCGGCGACAACGACGAGATGCGCACCGACCTCAAGGGCCTGCTGGACGCCGGCATCGCCCTGTCGCTGGACATGTGGGACGAGGCCGAGCCGGAGTTCGACTGGCGGCGCGGCATGGACCGCTACGTCATCCACCAGGTCTCCAAGGTGCACACCGCGACGATGGTCGCCAAGTTCGGCATCGACGAGTCCAAGGTGCCGCTGACCTTCCCGACTCGCGGCAACCTCGGTCCGGCCGCGGTGCCCTTCACCCTCGCCGGGCAGCAGGACTCCCTGGTCGACGGCGACCGGGTGCTGCTGATGGGCATCGGCTCGGGCCTGAACGCCTCCTGCCTCGAGATCGCCTGGTGA
- a CDS encoding alpha/beta fold hydrolase produces the protein MTVPTSVPDLPPGLPGIDPAWSRRVTVADATGTKHEWHLLDNGVTDPVGTLLCVHGNPTWSYLWRRLVAAAPPGWRVIAPDQLGMGFSERVGELRPLAQRVADLGDLTAALGVTGPVITVGHDWGGVISLGWALQHRDQLRGVVLTNTAVAMPPGDLGPALIRLAHAPGVRPAATVGTPLFVRATTALSRPALPAAVRDAFAAPYASADRRGSVGDFVADIPFAPGHPSRATQEAIAEGIRDLDVPALLLWGPRDPVFGERYLADLRGRLPQAELHRYEGASHLVQEDAPEYARAIAQWVADLAEGRSPAAARPVAPTPDRHPWSALTDRATDDSPAVVEVGGDTVSWAALSRRVEDLAAGLVAAGIGPGTRVGMLVEPSADLTATVYAVWRAGAVIVVADKGLGLRGMRRALRGAGVGAVVGSAQGLAAARVMGLPGTRIAAGGLSGAAARALGATTTLAELEQRGATAAAPAVAAPDADCAVLFTSGATGPAKGVVYTQRQAVAQLDLVRSTYGLTPADRLVAAFAPFAILGPALGIGSVVPDIDVTAPGSLTAAKLADATAAVGGTVVFASPAALRRVVATAGELTDAQRSALGGVRLLMSAGAPVPLSLLQQLHTVLPAAEAHTPYGMTEALPVTDVSAGQVAAAGAGNGVCVGAPLAGVEVRVSALTPTGRAEGDLTDTPELTGEVCVRAAHVKDRYDALWATERVSSRNPGWHRTGDVGHLDAEGRLWIEGRLPHVVTTATGVVTPVGVEQRVETLPDVTAAAVVGVGPAGAQVVVVVVVPAGSPERARLATAGTDLAAAVRAAAGTEVAAVLTTGRLPVDIRHQSKVDRTAVARAAGALLAGSGGSRRRS, from the coding sequence GTGACCGTTCCCACCTCTGTGCCCGACCTCCCGCCGGGCCTGCCCGGGATCGACCCGGCGTGGTCCCGGCGGGTCACGGTGGCCGACGCCACCGGCACGAAGCACGAGTGGCACCTGCTCGACAACGGCGTGACCGACCCGGTCGGCACGCTGCTGTGCGTCCACGGCAACCCCACCTGGTCCTACCTGTGGCGCCGGCTGGTCGCCGCGGCCCCGCCCGGCTGGCGGGTCATCGCCCCCGACCAGCTCGGCATGGGCTTCTCCGAGCGGGTGGGCGAGCTGCGCCCGCTGGCCCAGCGGGTGGCCGACCTCGGCGACCTCACCGCCGCCCTCGGCGTCACCGGCCCGGTCATCACCGTCGGCCACGACTGGGGCGGGGTCATCTCGCTGGGCTGGGCGCTGCAGCACCGCGACCAGCTGCGCGGCGTCGTCCTGACCAACACCGCGGTCGCCATGCCGCCGGGCGACCTCGGCCCGGCACTGATCCGCCTGGCGCACGCGCCGGGCGTGCGCCCCGCGGCCACCGTCGGCACCCCGCTGTTCGTGCGCGCCACCACCGCGCTGTCCCGCCCCGCCCTGCCGGCCGCCGTGCGGGACGCGTTCGCCGCGCCGTACGCCTCCGCCGACCGCCGGGGCTCCGTCGGGGACTTCGTCGCCGACATCCCCTTCGCCCCCGGGCACCCCTCCCGCGCCACCCAGGAGGCGATCGCCGAGGGCATCCGCGACCTCGACGTCCCGGCCCTGCTGCTGTGGGGCCCGCGCGACCCGGTCTTCGGCGAGCGCTACCTGGCCGACCTCCGCGGCCGGCTGCCGCAGGCGGAGCTGCACCGCTACGAGGGCGCCTCGCACCTGGTGCAGGAGGACGCCCCGGAGTACGCGAGGGCGATCGCCCAGTGGGTCGCCGACCTGGCCGAGGGGCGCTCCCCCGCCGCGGCGCGGCCGGTCGCACCCACCCCCGACCGGCACCCGTGGTCGGCGCTGACCGACCGCGCCACCGACGACTCCCCCGCCGTGGTCGAGGTCGGGGGCGACACGGTCAGCTGGGCCGCGCTCTCCCGCCGGGTCGAGGACCTCGCCGCCGGGCTGGTCGCCGCCGGCATCGGGCCGGGCACCCGGGTGGGCATGCTGGTCGAGCCCTCCGCGGACCTCACCGCCACCGTCTACGCCGTCTGGCGGGCCGGGGCGGTCATCGTGGTCGCCGACAAGGGCCTGGGGCTGCGCGGGATGCGCCGGGCGCTGCGCGGCGCCGGTGTCGGCGCGGTCGTCGGCAGCGCGCAGGGGCTGGCCGCCGCCCGGGTGATGGGGCTGCCCGGCACCCGCATCGCCGCCGGCGGGCTGTCCGGTGCCGCCGCCCGCGCGCTGGGCGCCACGACCACCCTCGCCGAGCTCGAGCAGCGCGGGGCCACCGCGGCCGCACCTGCCGTCGCCGCGCCGGACGCCGACTGCGCCGTCCTGTTCACCTCCGGCGCGACCGGCCCGGCCAAGGGCGTGGTCTACACCCAGCGGCAGGCCGTCGCCCAGCTGGACCTGGTGCGCTCGACCTACGGCCTCACCCCGGCCGACCGGCTGGTCGCCGCCTTCGCGCCGTTCGCGATCCTCGGCCCCGCGCTGGGCATCGGCTCCGTGGTGCCCGACATCGACGTCACCGCACCCGGCTCGCTCACCGCCGCCAAGCTCGCCGACGCCACCGCCGCGGTCGGCGGCACCGTGGTGTTCGCCTCCCCCGCGGCACTGCGCCGGGTGGTGGCCACCGCCGGTGAGCTCACCGACGCCCAGCGCAGCGCGCTGGGCGGGGTGCGGCTGCTGATGTCGGCGGGTGCACCGGTGCCGCTGTCGCTGTTGCAGCAGCTGCACACCGTGCTGCCGGCCGCCGAGGCGCACACGCCCTACGGGATGACCGAGGCGCTGCCGGTCACCGACGTGTCGGCCGGTCAGGTTGCGGCCGCCGGGGCCGGCAACGGCGTCTGCGTCGGCGCCCCGCTCGCCGGGGTGGAGGTGCGGGTCAGCGCGCTGACGCCCACCGGCCGCGCCGAGGGCGACCTGACCGACACCCCTGAGCTCACCGGTGAGGTCTGCGTGCGGGCCGCGCACGTCAAGGACCGCTACGACGCGCTGTGGGCCACCGAGCGGGTCTCCTCCCGCAACCCCGGCTGGCACCGCACCGGCGACGTCGGGCACCTCGACGCCGAGGGCCGGTTGTGGATCGAGGGCCGGCTGCCGCACGTGGTCACCACCGCCACCGGCGTGGTCACCCCGGTCGGCGTCGAGCAGCGGGTCGAGACCCTGCCGGACGTCACCGCGGCCGCGGTCGTGGGCGTGGGCCCGGCCGGTGCGCAGGTCGTCGTGGTCGTCGTGGTCCCGGCCGGGAGCCCCGAACGGGCCCGGCTGGCGACCGCCGGCACCGACCTCGCCGCGGCGGTGCGCGCGGCGGCCGGCACCGAGGTGGCGGCGGTGCTGACCACCGGGCGGCTGCCGGTCGACATCCGGCACCAGTCCAAGGTCGACCGCACCGCGGTCGCCCGCGCGGCCGGCGCCCTGCTGGCCGGCTCGGGCGGGTCCCGGCGCCGGTCGTGA
- a CDS encoding NAD(P)-dependent oxidoreductase, which yields MRVLVTGASGMLGRATAQRLLDRGDDVTVLQRRPAGLACAQVLGDVADPAVVARAVAGQDAVLHLAAKVDVTGPWAEYERANVTGTRTVLAACATAGVGRLVHVSSPSVAHGGSALVGVGAEPADPAGARGNYSRSKAVAELEALAADSPALAVLVVRPHLVWGPGDTQLVGRIVERARTGRLPLIGSGAALIDTTYVDNAAGALVAALDACGPVHGEALVVSNGEPRPVGEVIARLCRAAGVPEPHRRVPFGLAWAAGAAVESVWSLTGRRETPPLTRFLAEQLATAHWFDQRRTREALHWTPEVTLDEGFARLAAAAH from the coding sequence GTGAGGGTGCTCGTCACCGGCGCCAGCGGCATGCTGGGCCGGGCCACGGCACAGCGGCTGCTGGACCGCGGCGACGACGTCACCGTGCTCCAGCGCCGGCCGGCCGGGCTGGCCTGCGCGCAGGTGCTCGGCGACGTCGCCGACCCCGCGGTGGTGGCCCGGGCGGTGGCCGGGCAGGACGCCGTGCTGCACCTGGCTGCCAAGGTCGACGTCACCGGGCCGTGGGCGGAGTACGAGCGGGCCAACGTCACCGGCACCCGCACCGTGCTGGCCGCCTGCGCCACGGCGGGCGTGGGCCGGCTGGTGCACGTCTCCTCCCCCTCGGTGGCGCACGGCGGGTCGGCGCTGGTCGGGGTGGGTGCCGAGCCCGCCGACCCGGCCGGGGCCCGCGGGAACTACTCGCGGTCCAAGGCCGTGGCCGAGCTCGAGGCGCTGGCCGCCGACTCCCCCGCACTGGCCGTGCTCGTGGTGCGCCCGCACCTGGTGTGGGGTCCCGGTGACACGCAGCTGGTCGGCCGGATCGTCGAGCGGGCCCGCACCGGCCGGCTGCCGCTGATCGGCTCGGGGGCGGCGCTGATCGACACCACCTACGTCGACAACGCCGCCGGCGCGCTGGTGGCCGCCCTCGACGCGTGCGGTCCCGTGCACGGCGAGGCGCTGGTGGTCTCCAACGGCGAGCCACGGCCGGTCGGTGAGGTCATCGCCCGGCTGTGCCGCGCCGCCGGGGTCCCCGAGCCGCACCGCCGGGTGCCGTTCGGGCTGGCCTGGGCCGCCGGTGCGGCGGTCGAGAGCGTCTGGTCGCTCACCGGCCGCCGGGAGACCCCGCCGCTGACCCGGTTCCTCGCCGAGCAGCTGGCCACCGCCCACTGGTTCGACCAGCGCCGCACCCGCGAGGCGCTGCACTGGACACCGGAGGTCACGCTGGACGAGGGGTTCGCCCGGCTGGCCGCAGCAGCGCACTGA
- a CDS encoding sigma-70 family RNA polymerase sigma factor codes for MDTFEDFVAARRPELLRTALLLAGDRAGAEDLVQRALTRSRRRTGDPLAAARAALVTGSTRRRVRGEQVIESLPDPFAPAAAGPEPLARALRDLPARTRAATVLTAFDRLPPSEVAALLGCPVETAAQEADHGTRTLSGVLTPDLYARPGQGAEDPGRRLHDELARLAGGTGSWRLDSGQAVADVAHRRRRTRWQAAAAAVLAVLCLCGAGISLTRPAAEPVPAPASPTPSTRPPAGVPLGGYPAIPVLQGPARGSLAGDAVFLGAVAQVGWGGQEPPPAADREVVFAGDTPAGRVALVVGETDGDFRGTWLTGPVGASAAELSPRYDRTLGRTRPATLLLGGPGDATLVVVAGRGDAVEVSDRLMVGPRGTVGRDYRPVDAADGAAVVAVRTTQAGSPLSVRVLRDGVVVHRAGVEQPRAGAVPQLPLTSLRPTTSPPDLAVVGAALGQLAAPLAVEPADLEPLLLWSGELPSSQGGSSVAVVVAHSPGGALVVGTVAGRPGTVLPCGTSTPPGSTDVATLTVVRTCDVALPGLSGSEDGRWLVVTAPPEAVSAELLAADGQVLGPLPLTDGGAVVPLPAGVASVRTLDAGGQALRETALAPVPTAPFGDYGAGIGG; via the coding sequence GTGGACACGTTCGAGGACTTCGTCGCCGCGCGGCGCCCGGAGCTGCTGCGCACCGCCCTGCTGCTGGCCGGCGACCGGGCCGGTGCCGAGGATCTGGTGCAGCGCGCCCTCACCCGCAGCCGCCGCCGGACCGGGGACCCGCTGGCGGCTGCCCGCGCGGCCCTGGTCACCGGCAGCACCCGCCGCCGCGTGCGCGGTGAGCAGGTGATCGAGTCGCTGCCCGACCCGTTCGCCCCGGCCGCCGCCGGTCCCGAGCCGCTGGCCCGGGCGCTGCGCGACCTGCCGGCCCGGACCCGCGCCGCGACGGTGCTCACCGCCTTCGACCGGCTGCCGCCGTCCGAGGTCGCCGCGCTGCTGGGCTGCCCGGTCGAGACCGCCGCACAGGAGGCCGACCACGGCACCCGCACGCTGTCCGGCGTGCTGACCCCGGACCTGTACGCCCGTCCGGGGCAGGGCGCCGAGGACCCCGGCCGGCGGCTGCACGACGAGCTGGCCCGGCTCGCCGGCGGGACCGGCAGCTGGCGGCTGGACTCCGGGCAGGCGGTCGCCGACGTCGCGCACCGGCGCCGCCGCACCCGCTGGCAGGCCGCGGCCGCCGCCGTGCTGGCCGTGCTGTGCCTGTGCGGCGCGGGGATCTCGCTGACCCGCCCCGCCGCCGAGCCGGTCCCGGCGCCCGCGAGCCCGACGCCGTCGACCCGGCCTCCCGCAGGCGTCCCGCTCGGGGGCTACCCGGCCATCCCGGTGCTGCAGGGCCCGGCCCGCGGCTCGCTGGCCGGAGACGCGGTGTTCCTCGGCGCCGTCGCGCAGGTGGGCTGGGGCGGTCAGGAGCCCCCGCCGGCCGCCGACCGGGAGGTCGTGTTCGCCGGCGACACCCCCGCCGGCCGGGTCGCCCTGGTGGTCGGTGAGACCGACGGGGACTTCCGCGGCACCTGGCTCACCGGCCCGGTGGGGGCGTCCGCGGCGGAGCTGTCGCCCCGCTACGACCGCACCCTGGGCCGCACCCGGCCGGCCACGCTGCTGCTCGGCGGGCCCGGGGACGCGACCCTCGTGGTGGTCGCCGGCCGGGGCGACGCCGTCGAGGTGTCCGACCGGCTGATGGTCGGCCCGCGCGGCACGGTCGGCCGCGACTACCGGCCGGTCGACGCCGCCGACGGCGCCGCGGTCGTGGCGGTCCGGACGACGCAGGCCGGCTCACCGCTGAGCGTGCGGGTGCTGCGCGACGGCGTGGTCGTGCACCGGGCCGGGGTCGAGCAGCCACGCGCCGGCGCGGTCCCGCAGCTGCCGCTGACCTCCCTGCGGCCCACCACGTCACCCCCCGACCTGGCCGTGGTGGGCGCGGCGCTCGGCCAGCTGGCCGCCCCGCTGGCCGTCGAGCCGGCCGACCTGGAGCCGCTGCTGCTCTGGTCCGGGGAACTGCCCTCGAGCCAGGGCGGGAGCAGCGTGGCGGTCGTCGTCGCGCACAGCCCGGGCGGGGCACTGGTGGTCGGGACGGTGGCCGGCCGGCCCGGGACGGTGCTGCCCTGCGGCACCTCGACGCCGCCGGGCTCCACCGACGTCGCCACCCTCACGGTGGTGCGCACCTGCGACGTGGCGCTGCCGGGGCTGAGCGGGAGCGAGGACGGCCGGTGGCTGGTGGTCACCGCCCCGCCGGAGGCGGTGTCGGCCGAGCTGCTGGCCGCCGACGGGCAGGTGCTGGGCCCGCTGCCGCTCACCGACGGTGGGGCGGTCGTCCCGCTCCCGGCCGGTGTGGCGAGCGTGCGGACGCTCGACGCGGGCGGGCAGGCACTGCGGGAGACGGCGCTGGCGCCGGTGCCCACCGCGCCCTTCGGCGACTACGGCGCCGGCATCGGCGGCTGA
- a CDS encoding cold-shock protein — MRFFNAEKGFGFIEPDDGGDDVFVHFSAIADRGGYRSLDEGQRVEYTASQGDRGVQADSVDPL, encoded by the coding sequence GTGCGGTTCTTCAACGCCGAGAAGGGCTTCGGCTTCATCGAGCCCGACGACGGTGGCGACGACGTGTTTGTGCACTTCTCCGCCATCGCCGACCGGGGCGGCTACCGCAGCCTCGACGAGGGCCAGCGGGTCGAGTACACCGCCAGCCAGGGCGACCGCGGCGTGCAGGCGGACTCGGTCGACCCGCTCTGA
- a CDS encoding nitrilase-related carbon-nitrogen hydrolase yields the protein MRIAAVQHDIVWEDRDANFARLAPQVTRAVGAGAELVLLTETFSTGFSMTPGIGEPVGGPSAQFLAAQAAEHGVWVAGTCPEVTAGEELPHNVFVLAGPDGSTHRYRKLHPFAEERTRFQAGTGPVTVEIGGLRVTPFICYDLRFANVFWDAGPGTDVFLVPANWPSPRRHHWTTLLSARAIENQAYVVGCNRVGVDGTGLDHGGDSRIVSPTGELLATASGVETIVVADVDAAEVAATRDRFRFLADRRG from the coding sequence GTGAGGATCGCCGCTGTCCAGCACGACATCGTCTGGGAGGACCGGGACGCCAACTTCGCCCGGCTCGCCCCGCAGGTGACCCGGGCGGTGGGGGCCGGTGCGGAGCTGGTGCTGCTCACCGAGACCTTCTCCACCGGCTTCTCCATGACCCCGGGCATCGGTGAGCCCGTGGGCGGGCCGTCGGCGCAGTTCCTCGCCGCGCAGGCCGCCGAGCACGGTGTGTGGGTCGCCGGCACCTGCCCCGAGGTCACCGCCGGGGAGGAGCTGCCGCACAACGTGTTCGTGCTCGCCGGCCCGGACGGCAGCACCCACCGCTACCGCAAGCTGCACCCCTTCGCCGAGGAGCGCACCCGCTTCCAGGCCGGCACCGGCCCGGTGACCGTCGAGATCGGTGGCCTGCGGGTCACCCCGTTCATCTGCTACGACCTGCGCTTCGCGAACGTCTTCTGGGACGCCGGCCCGGGCACCGACGTCTTCCTGGTGCCGGCCAACTGGCCCAGTCCGCGGCGGCACCACTGGACGACGCTGCTGTCGGCGCGGGCCATCGAGAACCAGGCCTACGTCGTCGGCTGCAACCGGGTCGGCGTCGACGGCACCGGCCTGGACCACGGCGGTGACAGCCGGATCGTCAGCCCGACCGGTGAGCTGCTGGCCACCGCGTCGGGGGTGGAGACGATCGTGGTCGCCGACGTCGACGCCGCCGAGGTGGCCGCCACGCGGGACCGTTTCCGGTTCCTCGCCGACCGGCGCGGCTGA